Part of the Phaeobacter sp. G2 genome, CGGGTGCGACTGGTTGCTGCCTCAATGGCGTGTACCATTGCATCTAACGCCGTGGCCGCTGTGATGGAGCGAGGCATTCCCAATGTTAGCTTTGCATCTAGCAAGGCAACGTCAGGCAGAAGTTGCGGTGCATAAACCGCTTTTTTTTCGTGTCTTTCCGAAGTCAGCACGGACACCCATGTTACCTCTGATCCGGTCCCTGCCGTGGTTGGCACCTGGATCAGTGGCAGGCGTTTATCGGTGACCTGATCGATCCCGATCATGTCCGTAATCGGTTGATCGCTGGCTACCGCCGCTGCGACGACCTTGGCAGTGTCCAATGAACTGCCGCCGCCAAGACCGATGATTCCGTCAACTCCAAAGGTCCGCGCGACCTCTACTGCGGCCTCGACGACAGCGATCGGGGGATCCGCTTCGACTTTATCAAAAATCTCAACCTCGATGCCAGCAGCCCTAAGTGAGGCGGCTGCCTCGCCAGCAAAACCACAGGCCAATATGCCTGGGTCCGTCACGATCAGTGCACGGGTGCAGGACAAATCTTGCATCAGGCAGCCGATCCGGCCAAGCCCACCGCTCTTGCAGACGATCCTCGGGGTGGAAAGGAAATTGAAGTCCATAGTTTGTCTTCGCTCCTGTTAGGCTGCTGCAGTGCGGATCATATTCCGCGCGATCAGCACTTGCTGAATCTGGGTTGTACCCTCGTAGATGCGGAAGAGGCGCACATCGCGATAGAAGCGCTCGACCGCATATTCGGCCATGTATCCTGCACCGCCGTGGATTTGCACGGCGCGATCGGCCACTCGACCTACCATCTCACTGGCAAACATCTTGCAGCAGGCGGCATCGGTCGACACGTTCTGGCCGGCGTCCTTGCGGCGTGCTGTTTCTTCGATCATGCAGCGCGCTGCGAAGGCCTCGGCGCGACTGTCAGCCAGCATGGCTTGGATCAGTTGCTTTTCAGCGATGGGTTCACCGAATTGTTTGCGTTCCATCGCATAGGATAGGCTGTCACGGATCAGCCGTTCGGCGGCGCCCACACAGACGGCAGAAATATGCAGTCGGCCCCGGTCAAGGACTTTCATTGCTGTCTTAAAGCCCTTGTTCAGACGGTCCGGCCCGCCGATAATGTTCGCGGCAGGCACGCGGACATTGTCAAGGATGACGTCGCATGTGTGCGAGCCCTTCTGCCCCATCTTCCTGTCAGGCTGGCCAAGCGTTATGCCTGGCGTCCCTGCCTCGACGAGAAAGGCGCTTACGCCGGCAGAACCTTCCGCCTCTGGATTGGTCCGGGCAAAAACCGTGAATAGATCGGCACGCGGTGCATTGGTAATGTAGCGTTTCGTGCCGTTCAGAAGGAAATCGTTACCGTCACGCCGCGCCGTAGTGCGCAGACTGCCAGCATCCGACCCAGCATCTGGCTCGGTTAGGGCGAAGGATGCGATCATATCTCCGGACGCGAGAGCTGGTAGATACTGCGCCTTCTGCTCGTCGGTTCCATCGATGATGATTCCCTGAGAGCCGATCCCGTTGTTGGTGCCAACTAGCGACCGGAACGCAGGCGAAGCCTGGCCAAGAACGAAAGCGGCTTGCACTTCCTCTATCATCGACAAGCCGAGCCCGCCGAAATCTTCCGGGATCGACATGCCGAAAAGGCCCATCATGCGGATTTCATCGACCAGCATCGGCGGAATCACATCCTCGTCGGCGACGCGATCCTCGTAAGGGATTAGTCGCTCTTTCACGAAGCGGTCGAGCGCGTCGAGAAACTGGGAAAGGGTATCTTTATCAAGGGCCATGATGCTCTCTATTGTTCAGGGTGCGACCGCCGCAACGCGGCGGACAAGATCGACAAGGCGGTGCGCGACGTCGCTTTCGATCCAGTCGCGCGTAAGGGTTTGCGAAGGGCCACCGCAGTTGAAGGCAATAATGGGTGAGCCGTCCTTCGGCACGAAGGGCACCGCTACAGCGTTCACATCACGTTTCCACTCCGTGAAGGACGTGCAGTAACCGTGCTGTTGGTAGTCTGCGATAGCTGCTTCGATTCCGGGCTGCACATTCGGCCAGTTGTCGCCTTCATGTTCCTCCACAAGGGCCAGAATTCTGGCCCGCTCATCCGGGTCGTGCGCCGCTATGCAGGCGCGACCAACCGCGGTCGTGGCCAGTTTAATATGGGCACCAACCTCGATCGCCAGCGTGACGGCATTAGTGCCCTTGCACCGCTCCAGATAGACCATCGATAGCCGGTCACGACTGGCCATGGCCACCGGCATGCCTGTGTAATCAGCCAGCTCCTGCATAAAGGGCTTCGCCAGTTGCCGCAGCGGAATCCCTGCAAGGCAGGAGAAACCCAACGAAAGCACTGGAGGGGCCAGTCGATAACGTGCTGTATCCGGGTCGTAGCTGAGGTATTCCAGCTTGTTCAGTGTATAGGCCAGCCGGGAGACCGTCGATCTGCTCAGGCCAGTGCGCTCGGCCAACTCACCGTTCCCCAGAGCCTCCCCTTCCCGCCGAAAGGCCCGCAACAGCTCCAAGCCGCGCGCCAACGCCGTGACAAAATCGCGATCCTGTTTCTCGGCATCCTTGGTGCGGTCTTTCCTTGGTCTCACGATATCCCTCCTCGGAAAGAATTATGCGTCTTGAAACACACCTAAACGATCGATAACGTCCGAGTCAATACTGCGGTAAACTTTCCCGCTATGCGGAAAATTAAGGTCGTCCACCTAGTCCCATTCGTGCCGGATCCTGCGGATGACACAACTAAGCGAGGGCATAATGCCATGAAAGAAATGAATTATCCGACCATCCAGCACCTCATCGGACGAGACTGGATCGCTTCTCCCACGCCAGAGGATCGTGCAGTCATAAACCCTGCAAACGGGCAAACTATCGGACAGATTCCGCAGGCTAGCGCCGCAGATCTAGACCATGCGGTTCACTCGGCCGAATCAGCTTTTCGCCGATGGAAAAACAGCTCTCCCATGGAACGAAGTGCGATTTTGCGGCGGTTTGCCGACCTGCTGCGCCAAAATGACAGACTGATCGCTGGCTGGATCACTCTCGATGAAGGCAAGCCGCTGGCTGAGGCTTTGGCTGAGGTCCGCGCCTCGGCTGACCACGTTGACTGGCACGCCGAGGAATGTCGGCGCATTTATGGGCGCATCATTCCATCACGCAGCCCGCGGGTACAGCAGCTTGTCGTGCGCGAACCGATAGGCGTCTGCCTTGCCATCACGCCTTGGAATTTTCCGCTGAGCCAAGCGGTACGCAAGGTCGCGGCGGCGCTTGCGTCAGGTTGCACGATGATCTTAAAAGCCCCGGCAGAGGCTCCGGCGGGTTGCATGGCAATTGCTCGCTATCTGCTGGATGCAGGATTGCCCGAAGGCTGTCTGAACCTTGTCTGGGGTAATGCGGCCTTCATTTCGGAAACTCTAATTGCGCGCCCCGAGGTGCGCAAAATCACCTTCACCGGTTCGGTCGAGGTGGGCAAGCATCTGGCAGAATTGGCTGGCCGCCATATGAAGCGGGCGACGATGGAGCTCGGCGGTCACGCGCCCGTATTGGTGTTCGACGACACCGATGCCACGGCCGCGGCGCGCGCCTTGGCGGTCAACAAGCTGCGCAATGCAGGCCAGGTGTGCATCGCCCCAACCCGGTTTTACGTACAACAAGGCATCTACGATCGATTTCTGTCCGAACTAGTTTCAGCATTTGAGAGCGTAAAGGTGGGCGCTGGTTTAGCCGAAGGCACGCAGATGGGACCATTGTGTCATCGCGGACGCGTGAATGCGATGGAAAAGCTCGTCGAGGATGCCCGCGAAAACGGCGCACGGGTGTTGACGGGAGGCAAAAGGCTTGGAAATCATGGTAACTTCTATGCCCCGACAATCGTCGATACGCCCAACGACGACATTGACTTGATGCGCGAAGAACCCTTCGGCCCGATTGCTGTCGTCTCGTCTTTTCGTGACATAGAGGACGGACTGTCGCGGGCCAACGGGCTACCCTTCGGGCTGGCGTCCTATGTCTTTACCAATTCGTTAGAGCGTGCAGATAAAGCAGCTGCGGGTTTGCAGGCAGGTATGGTAAGCATCAACCAGTTCGGCCTCGCTCTGCCCGAGACTCCGTTTGGAGGCGTGAGAGACAGCGGCTATGGGACTGAAGGCGGGACGGAAACCTTCGAAGGCTATCTCATTACCAAATTTATCTCGCGCAATCGCGCGCCAGTGCTGTGAGGATGCCCATGCCTGTTGAATTAAGCTTCTCAAATGACGCAGCAATTCTGACCATAGACAATTCGCCGCTTAACCTAATCAACGCGGAGGTTCGGGCT contains:
- a CDS encoding iron-containing alcohol dehydrogenase, translating into MDFNFLSTPRIVCKSGGLGRIGCLMQDLSCTRALIVTDPGILACGFAGEAAASLRAAGIEVEIFDKVEADPPIAVVEAAVEVARTFGVDGIIGLGGGSSLDTAKVVAAAVASDQPITDMIGIDQVTDKRLPLIQVPTTAGTGSEVTWVSVLTSERHEKKAVYAPQLLPDVALLDAKLTLGMPRSITAATALDAMVHAIEAATSRTRKNPISDGMADKALVLLGQNLPIVMETPSDLAAREAMLLGATLAGMAFINASVGAIHALSYPLGTGFKVPHGHANALVAGPVMRFNMPVAEAEYARLSRLLLPSRPFNSDAAAAHGLIDEMERLLVESGLESRLSCVGVTEAAIPGMANEVVTGITRLLETNPRDMTAEDVARLYQEVL
- a CDS encoding acyl-CoA dehydrogenase family protein codes for the protein MALDKDTLSQFLDALDRFVKERLIPYEDRVADEDVIPPMLVDEIRMMGLFGMSIPEDFGGLGLSMIEEVQAAFVLGQASPAFRSLVGTNNGIGSQGIIIDGTDEQKAQYLPALASGDMIASFALTEPDAGSDAGSLRTTARRDGNDFLLNGTKRYITNAPRADLFTVFARTNPEAEGSAGVSAFLVEAGTPGITLGQPDRKMGQKGSHTCDVILDNVRVPAANIIGGPDRLNKGFKTAMKVLDRGRLHISAVCVGAAERLIRDSLSYAMERKQFGEPIAEKQLIQAMLADSRAEAFAARCMIEETARRKDAGQNVSTDAACCKMFASEMVGRVADRAVQIHGGAGYMAEYAVERFYRDVRLFRIYEGTTQIQQVLIARNMIRTAAA
- a CDS encoding IclR family transcriptional regulator, which gives rise to MRPRKDRTKDAEKQDRDFVTALARGLELLRAFRREGEALGNGELAERTGLSRSTVSRLAYTLNKLEYLSYDPDTARYRLAPPVLSLGFSCLAGIPLRQLAKPFMQELADYTGMPVAMASRDRLSMVYLERCKGTNAVTLAIEVGAHIKLATTAVGRACIAAHDPDERARILALVEEHEGDNWPNVQPGIEAAIADYQQHGYCTSFTEWKRDVNAVAVPFVPKDGSPIIAFNCGGPSQTLTRDWIESDVAHRLVDLVRRVAAVAP
- a CDS encoding NAD-dependent succinate-semialdehyde dehydrogenase, which translates into the protein MKEMNYPTIQHLIGRDWIASPTPEDRAVINPANGQTIGQIPQASAADLDHAVHSAESAFRRWKNSSPMERSAILRRFADLLRQNDRLIAGWITLDEGKPLAEALAEVRASADHVDWHAEECRRIYGRIIPSRSPRVQQLVVREPIGVCLAITPWNFPLSQAVRKVAAALASGCTMILKAPAEAPAGCMAIARYLLDAGLPEGCLNLVWGNAAFISETLIARPEVRKITFTGSVEVGKHLAELAGRHMKRATMELGGHAPVLVFDDTDATAAARALAVNKLRNAGQVCIAPTRFYVQQGIYDRFLSELVSAFESVKVGAGLAEGTQMGPLCHRGRVNAMEKLVEDARENGARVLTGGKRLGNHGNFYAPTIVDTPNDDIDLMREEPFGPIAVVSSFRDIEDGLSRANGLPFGLASYVFTNSLERADKAAAGLQAGMVSINQFGLALPETPFGGVRDSGYGTEGGTETFEGYLITKFISRNRAPVL